A genomic region of Rhodothermales bacterium contains the following coding sequences:
- a CDS encoding T9SS type A sorting domain-containing protein: MTRLTIITRRPTCTGLLVLVVGMVILAPPADAQTRINGTMPFEGDPAKKYSVYVPSAYTEGTPNKLIIAFHPLHNFWGNSTQWCTTLTDFAESNNLLMLCPDGGANGRVDDPIDKAFSTALLDSMETWYTVDLDKEFVLGFSWGGRAAYTYGLANADRFAGIMTIGAFVQGLNQVSQALLDNASGMPFYIMHGDSDGVVNLATGFFPIRDALVQAGAVVNSLVLEGVTHTIDFANRNQILTDAFAWLDTTSSGTQIGLEAEELPRPERYTVYPNPADSVVRVDLPAPAGPVTAELFDLLGRRVATHLIDGDALQLDVGFLTSGVYSLRLVGDGVLGWTTVVVR; this comes from the coding sequence ATGACAAGACTCACAATCATCACGCGGCGCCCGACTTGCACCGGACTCCTGGTCCTTGTGGTCGGGATGGTCATCCTGGCCCCTCCGGCGGACGCGCAAACGCGCATCAACGGCACGATGCCCTTCGAGGGTGATCCGGCCAAGAAATATTCGGTCTACGTCCCGTCTGCGTACACAGAAGGAACTCCGAACAAGCTCATCATCGCGTTCCATCCACTGCACAACTTCTGGGGCAACTCCACGCAGTGGTGCACGACGCTGACGGATTTCGCCGAGTCCAACAACCTGCTCATGCTGTGCCCTGATGGCGGAGCGAACGGGCGTGTGGACGACCCCATCGACAAGGCCTTTTCGACCGCCTTGCTGGACTCGATGGAGACCTGGTACACCGTCGACCTCGACAAGGAGTTTGTGCTGGGGTTCTCCTGGGGAGGCCGGGCGGCCTACACGTACGGGCTTGCCAATGCCGACAGGTTTGCCGGCATCATGACCATCGGCGCCTTTGTGCAGGGCCTCAACCAGGTCAGCCAGGCCTTGCTTGACAACGCGTCGGGCATGCCCTTCTACATCATGCACGGAGACAGCGACGGTGTGGTCAATCTCGCCACCGGATTCTTTCCGATCCGCGATGCGCTTGTCCAGGCGGGTGCCGTGGTCAACTCTCTGGTCCTGGAGGGCGTTACACACACCATCGATTTCGCCAACAGGAATCAGATCCTGACGGATGCGTTTGCCTGGCTGGACACGACCAGCAGCGGTACGCAGATCGGTCTTGAGGCTGAAGAGCTTCCTCGCCCGGAGCGCTACACCGTCTACCCAAACCCAGCCGACTCGGTGGTCCGCGTCGACCTCCCCGCACCTGCCGGTCCCGTCACCGCAGAGCTCTTCGATTTGCTGGGACGCCGTGTGGCCACGCACTTGATCGACGGTGACGCGCTGCAACTTGATGTGGGGTTCCTGACTTCGGGAGTGTACTCGCTGCGGCTGGTTGGTGACGGAGTGCTCGGCTGGACCACGGTCGTGGTGCGATAG
- a CDS encoding YdeI/OmpD-associated family protein has protein sequence MSATDPTFFPTPADFRAWLEANHANEDHLWVGYYKKATGKPSVTWEDTVDEALCFGWIDGIRKSRDSESYIIRFTPRKRKSVWSQRNIDQVERLKKEGRMRPEGLAAYAYKDLHPDSGYRVKDLTADLTPDMITRFKAAKGAWEFYQAQPDGYRVKTARWVMAAKREATRESRLATLMEDSGNGLRIKQLRRG, from the coding sequence ATGTCCGCAACCGACCCGACATTCTTCCCAACCCCGGCCGACTTCCGCGCATGGCTCGAAGCCAACCACGCCAACGAAGACCACCTCTGGGTCGGCTACTACAAGAAGGCCACCGGCAAACCCTCTGTCACCTGGGAGGACACCGTCGACGAAGCCCTTTGCTTCGGCTGGATTGACGGCATCCGCAAGTCGCGCGACAGCGAGAGCTACATCATCCGTTTTACGCCCCGCAAGCGCAAGAGCGTGTGGAGTCAGCGCAACATTGACCAAGTTGAGAGGCTCAAGAAGGAGGGGCGCATGAGGCCCGAGGGTCTCGCGGCGTACGCGTACAAGGACCTGCACCCGGACAGTGGATACCGGGTCAAGGACCTCACCGCCGACCTGACACCGGATATGATCACGCGCTTCAAGGCCGCGAAAGGCGCCTGGGAATTCTACCAGGCTCAGCCAGACGGGTATCGGGTAAAGACTGCCCGATGGGTGATGGCGGCCAAGCGGGAGGCGACGCGCGAGAGCAGGCTCGCAACGCTCATGGAGGACTCCGGCAACGGCCTCCGCATCAAGCAGCTGCGTCGGGGATGA
- a CDS encoding GrpB family protein, with protein MAYSRHIVPYQSAWPERFAELAGYLGRFLPEGSRVHHIGSTSIPGMPAKDIVDVHVEHQSGGLESVTAALEQAGYRHHGDQGIPGREVFKPEAAAAVAALPRHHLYASEAGAEELRRHLAFRDYLRAHPDRADWLAEQKLRADGASGSKDEYIERKADAYATIAREARGVEKPR; from the coding sequence ATGGCTTACTCTAGACACATTGTGCCCTACCAGTCGGCGTGGCCTGAGCGGTTTGCGGAGCTGGCCGGATACCTCGGTCGATTTCTGCCTGAGGGCTCGCGCGTGCACCACATTGGGTCCACGTCCATCCCCGGGATGCCGGCAAAGGATATCGTGGACGTCCACGTCGAGCACCAGAGCGGAGGCCTGGAGTCCGTGACCGCAGCGCTGGAGCAGGCCGGGTATCGGCATCACGGGGATCAGGGGATCCCCGGTCGAGAAGTGTTCAAACCGGAGGCAGCGGCTGCGGTGGCCGCACTCCCAAGGCATCACCTCTACGCTTCGGAAGCCGGAGCGGAGGAGTTGCGGCGCCACCTCGCGTTCAGGGACTACCTGCGTGCACACCCGGATCGGGCAGATTGGCTGGCCGAGCAGAAACTCCGGGCGGACGGGGCCTCAGGCAGCAAGGACGAGTATATCGAGAGAAAGGCTGACGCGTACGCGACGATCGCGCGGGAAGCACGCGGTGTAGAGAAGCCGCGCTGA
- a CDS encoding winged helix-turn-helix domain-containing protein: MRTRPLEKRETEWRLGTWCVQPHNHRLVDRAGSVRIDPKLMDLLVCLADAPGETLQRAELLGRVWTGVVVSDDTLNQAISRLRRILGDDSRAPRYIETVPRVGYRLIAPVSRGPAKPRQWARRLPLSVRLLAAAAVLVPLLWMAGQTKELAQSALDPPIEILGDPFEDPPDVVFLDPDEAVRVIVMGVMSRVWSQP, encoded by the coding sequence ATGAGAACACGCCCCCTGGAAAAGCGAGAGACCGAGTGGCGGCTCGGCACATGGTGCGTACAGCCGCACAATCACCGACTTGTGGACCGGGCCGGCAGCGTGCGCATCGACCCCAAGCTCATGGACCTGTTGGTGTGCCTTGCAGACGCTCCGGGCGAAACGCTTCAGCGTGCAGAGCTGCTGGGCCGGGTCTGGACCGGCGTCGTGGTGAGCGACGATACGCTCAATCAGGCGATATCGCGCCTTCGTCGGATCCTGGGTGACGATTCCAGGGCTCCGAGATATATCGAAACCGTCCCCAGAGTCGGCTACCGGTTGATTGCACCTGTCTCCCGAGGTCCGGCCAAACCTCGGCAGTGGGCACGGAGACTGCCGCTGTCGGTTCGGCTGTTAGCCGCGGCGGCGGTGTTGGTCCCGCTACTCTGGATGGCCGGGCAGACGAAGGAGCTTGCCCAGAGCGCGCTTGACCCGCCGATCGAGATTCTTGGCGATCCGTTTGAAGACCCGCCGGACGTGGTCTTTCTCGACCCCGACGAAGCGGTCCGGGTCATCGTGATGGGAGTGATGAGCAGGGTGTGGTCTCAACCGTAG
- a CDS encoding AraC family transcriptional regulator — MSTADPFLSLWAILFSFCALQGFVLAGILSFNPGRQPAANRFLAAVALLIAVITTGYVVQTSGLNRSLSGLGFLLGPFWLLLGPALYAYLWLLTGHSLRLSWRVALQLVPFLVYLVPTLHSTFWPQHFAALGYGKYLYLSQAGGLRFFPLLYTYLFTMQMIVYLGLSVRLLRRFERAHRERSSDHIAQYLLWFRRLVTVFLAYMAYETVFSLRLLVTGTAEVHYYYISALFISSFLLLIIYTAFRNPQVFQSPPLHGRKYDRSALPEPYVEQNLAKLMELMEEEKPHLRSDLKLSDLADMLGISRHHVTQLLNQQVGKSFHAFINAYRVEEACRRLTDPSYRDFSVLAIAHDVGFNSKTSFNRIFKRHTQMTPSQYARVRAR, encoded by the coding sequence GTGTCGACTGCCGATCCCTTCCTGAGCCTCTGGGCCATCCTGTTCAGCTTCTGCGCCTTGCAGGGATTCGTTCTTGCGGGCATCCTCAGCTTCAATCCCGGCAGACAGCCGGCTGCAAACCGGTTTTTGGCCGCCGTGGCGCTGCTCATCGCCGTAATCACGACCGGTTACGTCGTGCAAACGTCCGGGCTCAACCGCTCGCTTTCAGGTCTCGGTTTTCTTCTCGGCCCGTTTTGGCTGCTCCTCGGTCCTGCGCTCTATGCGTACCTGTGGCTCCTCACCGGGCATTCGCTGCGTCTCTCCTGGAGAGTCGCCCTGCAGTTGGTCCCTTTTCTGGTCTATCTGGTGCCCACTCTGCACAGCACGTTTTGGCCACAGCACTTCGCCGCCCTCGGATACGGGAAGTACCTCTACCTCTCGCAGGCAGGAGGCCTGCGTTTCTTCCCGCTGCTCTACACGTACCTCTTCACGATGCAGATGATCGTGTATCTGGGACTCAGCGTGCGGCTTCTGCGTCGGTTCGAGCGGGCCCACCGTGAGAGGTCCTCGGACCACATCGCCCAGTACCTGCTGTGGTTTCGGCGGCTGGTCACTGTTTTTCTGGCCTACATGGCCTACGAGACCGTCTTCTCGCTGCGACTGCTGGTGACGGGCACGGCCGAGGTGCACTACTACTACATCTCCGCGCTCTTCATTTCGTCGTTCCTGCTGTTGATCATCTATACGGCATTCAGGAACCCTCAGGTCTTCCAGTCGCCGCCGCTGCACGGACGGAAGTATGACCGGTCCGCGCTTCCGGAGCCCTATGTGGAACAGAACCTGGCCAAACTGATGGAGCTGATGGAGGAGGAGAAGCCGCACCTCCGCAGCGACCTGAAGTTGTCGGACCTCGCAGACATGCTTGGCATCAGTCGGCATCACGTGACCCAACTGCTAAATCAGCAGGTCGGAAAGTCCTTTCACGCGTTCATCAACGCCTATCGGGTAGAGGAGGCCTGCAGGCGCCTGACCGATCCGAGCTACCGGGACTTCTCGGTGCTGGCCATCGCTCACGATGTCGGATTCAATAGCAAGACATCCTTCAATCGCATCTTCAAGCGACATACCCAGATGACGCCATCGCAATACGCGAGAGTGCGCGCGCGATAG
- a CDS encoding alpha/beta fold hydrolase, whose protein sequence is MTLVRLLPAFALCITSLVPAACAAQDPPAEFSSIEVRIETQNPDTRLAGTLSLPPGSGPYPAALLITGDGEHTRDQVISGTPMFRQIAEHLTRSGIAVLRVDDRGVGASTGPSVEEATLLERAADMRACVRFLRERPEIDAGRIGLVGHSAGAIVGPMLAAEDTTLHFLVLLAPTAIPGGAVWMAQQVANLKRLGAAPEVIPAVEGELRRVVDLIRDDYSDDASFYAIGHDFVAAHGVERDQITDGMVDQLLGGLRSEAHRFFFTYDPGETLGRVHMPTLVLVGSRDGQVVPNAHLGPLTEALLAAGNADFSVNVLPEQDHFFLEYQGRRLDQHQFGEMQVAPALLNHMTGWILARVSGRAG, encoded by the coding sequence ATGACTCTGGTCCGCCTCTTGCCGGCGTTCGCTCTATGCATCACAAGCCTGGTGCCGGCCGCCTGCGCCGCGCAGGATCCTCCGGCGGAGTTCTCCAGCATCGAGGTCCGGATAGAAACTCAGAATCCGGATACGCGGCTGGCGGGCACATTGAGCCTTCCGCCCGGGTCAGGTCCGTATCCCGCGGCACTCCTGATAACCGGCGACGGCGAGCATACTCGCGATCAGGTGATCTCCGGTACGCCCATGTTCAGGCAGATTGCAGAGCACCTGACCCGCAGCGGGATCGCGGTGCTGCGGGTCGACGACCGAGGCGTCGGTGCGTCCACCGGGCCCAGCGTGGAAGAAGCCACGCTGCTGGAGCGTGCTGCGGACATGCGCGCTTGCGTTCGCTTTCTGCGGGAGCGGCCGGAGATCGACGCTGGTCGCATCGGTCTGGTAGGGCACAGCGCCGGAGCGATCGTAGGGCCCATGCTGGCCGCCGAGGACACCACCCTGCACTTCCTGGTCCTACTGGCACCCACCGCGATCCCGGGCGGTGCCGTCTGGATGGCGCAGCAAGTAGCCAACCTCAAGCGGCTAGGCGCTGCGCCGGAGGTGATCCCAGCCGTCGAGGGGGAGCTTCGGCGCGTGGTTGATCTCATCCGGGACGACTACTCAGACGATGCCTCGTTTTATGCGATCGGTCATGACTTCGTGGCGGCGCATGGGGTAGAGCGTGATCAAATCACCGATGGGATGGTCGATCAACTCCTGGGGGGCCTGAGATCGGAGGCGCATCGGTTCTTCTTCACCTACGATCCGGGTGAAACGCTTGGTCGCGTGCATATGCCGACTCTTGTGTTGGTGGGGTCCCGGGACGGCCAAGTGGTGCCGAATGCGCATCTGGGTCCGCTCACGGAGGCGCTGCTCGCAGCCGGAAACGCTGATTTCAGCGTCAATGTCCTGCCGGAGCAGGACCACTTCTTCCTGGAATATCAGGGGCGCCGCCTGGACCAACATCAATTCGGCGAGATGCAGGTTGCGCCGGCACTCCTGAATCACATGACGGGCTGGATCCTTGCCCGGGTGTCCGGAAGGGCAGGGTAG
- a CDS encoding O-methyltransferase, which produces MREQWHHIDLALERLFVAPDPSLEACLRRSAEAGLPEIAVSPNLGKLLTLMVRISGARRVLEIGTLGGYSTIWLAKGLPADGHITSLELEESHAAVARENLKAAGFDHLTNIRVGPASETLRAFQSEEAEPYDLIFLDADKKGYPDYLAASLELSRPGTLIIADNIVKGGAVFDETESDPDLDGLRTFLKDVADNPLLDAAGIQTVGSKGYDGLAIARVVEHE; this is translated from the coding sequence ATGCGCGAGCAATGGCATCACATTGATCTCGCCCTGGAGAGACTCTTCGTCGCGCCGGACCCGTCGCTGGAAGCGTGCCTCAGGCGCAGCGCAGAAGCCGGTCTTCCGGAGATTGCCGTTTCTCCGAACCTCGGTAAACTGCTCACCCTCATGGTCCGCATTTCGGGCGCTCGGCGCGTGCTCGAAATCGGCACGCTTGGAGGCTACAGCACCATCTGGCTCGCAAAGGGTCTTCCGGCCGATGGGCACATCACGAGTCTGGAGCTGGAGGAATCCCACGCCGCGGTCGCGCGCGAAAACCTGAAGGCCGCCGGCTTTGATCACCTGACGAACATCCGCGTCGGCCCGGCCTCCGAGACCCTCCGCGCTTTCCAGAGCGAAGAGGCCGAACCCTACGACCTGATCTTCCTGGACGCCGACAAGAAAGGCTATCCCGACTATCTGGCAGCGAGCCTCGAACTCTCCCGACCAGGCACGCTCATCATTGCCGACAACATCGTCAAGGGCGGGGCCGTATTCGACGAAACGGAGTCCGACCCCGACCTGGATGGACTGCGCACCTTCCTGAAGGACGTGGCCGACAATCCATTGCTGGACGCTGCTGGCATTCAGACCGTCGGCAGCAAGGGATACGATGGACTCGCCATCGCGCGGGTTGTGGAGCATGAGTGA
- a CDS encoding ABC transporter permease — translation MTHPSKAGGWLFRLLTVGRHPVDTDQVERDLLEAFERRCERIGIREARRGYWRDLISISLNTAWRDAERDARIPRPIMLRDFLITAVRSLRRSRWLTASNLLGLTVSIACCLLLVRHVLNEIAVDAHLPEVDRTYRVVRGGEQPTQASTSGPTGPRLVELLPEVASSTRVFRYWNTPFISQGDIGSIEHGFLFADANHFEFFQGEFVEGSAAGALQTPNSVVLTTEKAAVYFGDEPALGQRLLFSGDRELVVTGVVQPSEQRSHLTWDFLASFSTIPDMLWPGAVTSWGFNAYRTYVRLEPFVLPESVAPKLTDFLERETDELTASLFLEPVRDIYLHSSVDGQIGPVSDINYVYILASIALLLVLLACINYTNLATARASVRAREVGVRKVLGASRSQVALQFLGESLALVTVASVLALCVAWLAVPVLQDMVGLSLTPASLLAPEMLLWAVLILVGVGLLAGTYPSVVMSSAQLLSLVRGGDTSGNARLRRSLVVFQFTMSIVLIVSAIVIARQLEYVERARLGFDQEAVLVLEIRDPEVTRSMEAFKGELTRHASISRASAASSIPGGTFPTGNVYWEGAGDGETAMMGGINTDADYAAALGLELAAGRFLTGREADSSAVVVNETALARFGWGGPEEALGRRVSWGGGSDAHVVGVLRDYHVKSLHEPITPMLLFPARTGAHLALRVDRAAVSEALSHARETWDAIAVNQPFSYSFLDEQLAGQYETERTSARLIAASALLTVLIACLGLLGLAAFTAERRIREIGIRKVLGATQGQILGLLGRELLSLVVVAFVLAVPVSYVAMSRWLDRFAFHTELGVGLFLVAGIGALVIAGGTVAYQAFSAARRDPVVSLRTE, via the coding sequence ATGACGCACCCCTCGAAAGCCGGTGGCTGGCTTTTTCGCCTCCTGACTGTTGGCCGACATCCGGTGGACACCGACCAGGTCGAACGGGACCTCCTGGAGGCGTTCGAGCGACGCTGCGAGCGCATCGGAATCAGGGAGGCCCGTCGAGGCTACTGGCGCGACCTCATCAGCATTTCCCTGAACACTGCGTGGCGCGATGCCGAGCGCGATGCCCGCATCCCCCGTCCGATCATGCTCCGCGACTTCCTGATCACCGCTGTGCGAAGCCTGCGACGAAGCCGCTGGCTTACCGCATCCAACCTTCTTGGACTGACAGTGAGCATTGCGTGCTGTCTGCTGTTGGTGCGACATGTGCTCAATGAGATCGCTGTCGATGCGCACCTGCCGGAGGTAGACAGGACCTACCGCGTTGTACGCGGCGGCGAGCAGCCCACCCAGGCATCGACTTCCGGGCCAACCGGCCCAAGACTGGTCGAACTGCTTCCCGAGGTCGCTTCCTCGACAAGGGTCTTCCGCTACTGGAACACGCCGTTCATCTCGCAGGGCGACATCGGCTCCATTGAACACGGCTTCCTGTTCGCAGACGCAAACCACTTTGAGTTCTTCCAGGGCGAGTTCGTGGAGGGCTCAGCGGCAGGCGCATTGCAAACCCCGAACTCGGTCGTCTTGACAACCGAGAAGGCCGCTGTCTACTTCGGAGACGAGCCCGCGCTGGGCCAGCGGCTGCTGTTCAGTGGCGACCGCGAATTGGTGGTCACTGGCGTGGTACAGCCGTCGGAGCAACGATCGCATCTGACGTGGGACTTCCTGGCCTCCTTCTCCACGATTCCGGACATGCTCTGGCCCGGGGCCGTGACGTCCTGGGGCTTCAATGCGTATCGCACCTATGTCCGGCTGGAGCCGTTTGTTTTGCCGGAGAGCGTGGCCCCCAAGCTCACCGATTTTCTGGAGCGCGAGACCGACGAGCTCACGGCCTCCCTCTTTCTCGAGCCGGTGCGGGACATCTACCTGCACTCCTCCGTGGACGGCCAGATCGGCCCGGTGAGCGACATCAACTACGTCTACATCCTGGCGTCGATTGCGCTGCTGCTGGTGCTCCTGGCCTGCATCAACTACACCAATCTCGCCACCGCCCGAGCCAGCGTGCGGGCGCGAGAAGTTGGCGTTCGAAAAGTCCTCGGCGCGTCTCGCTCTCAGGTAGCGCTGCAATTCCTCGGCGAGTCCCTCGCCCTCGTGACCGTGGCCTCCGTTCTGGCGCTTTGCGTTGCCTGGCTGGCCGTGCCCGTGCTGCAGGACATGGTCGGCCTTTCGCTCACGCCAGCGTCGTTGCTGGCTCCGGAGATGCTGCTCTGGGCAGTCCTGATTCTGGTCGGAGTCGGCCTGCTGGCCGGGACCTACCCGTCTGTGGTGATGTCCTCGGCGCAGCTGCTTAGCCTCGTGCGCGGCGGCGACACCTCCGGAAATGCCCGACTCAGACGGTCGCTGGTGGTGTTCCAGTTCACGATGTCGATCGTGCTCATTGTCAGCGCAATCGTCATCGCCCGTCAGTTGGAGTACGTCGAGCGTGCACGCCTGGGATTTGATCAGGAAGCCGTGCTCGTCCTTGAGATTCGAGACCCTGAAGTAACCCGGAGCATGGAGGCCTTCAAGGGTGAGCTGACTCGGCACGCGTCCATATCGCGAGCCAGTGCGGCTTCGTCCATCCCCGGCGGCACCTTCCCGACCGGAAATGTCTATTGGGAAGGCGCGGGCGATGGGGAAACTGCCATGATGGGCGGAATCAACACAGACGCGGACTACGCGGCGGCCCTGGGCCTCGAGCTGGCTGCCGGCCGCTTCCTTACTGGGCGCGAGGCGGACTCCTCGGCGGTGGTTGTGAATGAGACCGCCCTGGCCCGGTTCGGATGGGGAGGCCCCGAAGAAGCATTGGGACGACGCGTATCGTGGGGCGGCGGCTCAGATGCGCATGTCGTTGGCGTGCTCCGTGATTACCACGTCAAGTCGCTTCACGAACCGATTACCCCGATGCTGCTGTTTCCGGCGCGGACCGGCGCACACCTGGCGTTGCGTGTGGATCGGGCCGCGGTTTCTGAGGCGCTGTCACACGCACGGGAGACCTGGGATGCGATTGCGGTCAATCAGCCGTTCAGCTACAGCTTCCTGGACGAGCAGCTGGCCGGACAGTATGAGACCGAACGAACCAGTGCCCGCCTGATTGCAGCATCTGCGCTGCTGACGGTGCTGATTGCCTGCCTTGGCCTGCTTGGACTGGCTGCCTTCACAGCGGAACGCCGCATTCGGGAGATCGGAATTCGCAAGGTGCTGGGCGCTACTCAGGGCCAGATTCTGGGGCTCCTGGGACGGGAGCTTCTCTCCCTGGTGGTGGTGGCTTTTGTACTTGCAGTGCCCGTGAGCTACGTGGCGATGTCGCGCTGGCTGGACCGATTCGCGTTCCACACAGAGTTGGGCGTCGGGCTGTTTCTCGTGGCTGGCATCGGCGCGTTGGTGATTGCCGGCGGTACTGTTGCGTACCAGGCGTTCTCGGCCGCCCGGCGCGATCCTGTGGTCAGTTTGCGGACCGAGTAG
- a CDS encoding SMP-30/gluconolactonase/LRE family protein: MPLLAQWEVSTPVPSANGLDDGMVFDQSGNLYISQYQGAVVRRITPDGTVSVFAEGFDTPNGLAVDGAGNLYVANVFGGRISRVTPGGTVTQDFISVANPSNVLFNAAGDTLYIAHYRTSRISKVAIADPGNVTTWVSGAPLNGPIGMAFDADRNLYVGNYNNGRIFRISPAGDITELASIQSFLGFLVLSNGFLYATSYNRNEVYRISMDGSSVEVIAGSGAKGQADGVGTAASFDGPNGIVASSTGDTLYVSEFNTGTLRMLVSSVPTHADAAEVPRGGLLSLENYPNPFTASTTITYTLGEPGQVSVEIYNMLGQRVRTLTAQSIAGVQSMQWDGRNDAGQRVPPATYLYTMRSGDLVESRLLIRR, translated from the coding sequence ATGCCCCTCCTGGCACAGTGGGAAGTCAGCACTCCCGTTCCGTCGGCCAATGGTCTGGACGATGGGATGGTCTTTGATCAATCGGGCAACCTCTACATCTCCCAGTACCAGGGGGCTGTGGTGCGTCGCATCACGCCTGACGGCACTGTGTCGGTCTTCGCGGAGGGCTTCGACACTCCCAACGGACTGGCCGTGGACGGTGCCGGCAATCTCTACGTGGCCAACGTCTTCGGCGGGCGCATCAGTCGTGTGACGCCGGGTGGTACCGTCACCCAGGATTTCATCTCCGTGGCCAACCCCAGCAACGTGCTGTTCAATGCTGCTGGAGACACCCTGTACATCGCCCACTACAGAACCTCGAGGATCAGCAAGGTGGCCATCGCCGACCCGGGCAATGTGACCACCTGGGTTTCCGGCGCGCCCCTGAACGGGCCCATCGGAATGGCCTTCGACGCGGACCGCAATCTGTACGTGGGCAACTACAACAACGGCCGCATTTTCCGGATTTCCCCCGCCGGTGACATCACCGAACTGGCCAGCATCCAGTCGTTTTTGGGATTTCTGGTGCTGTCCAACGGCTTCCTCTATGCGACGAGCTACAACCGGAATGAGGTGTATCGCATCTCGATGGATGGCTCCTCCGTGGAGGTCATCGCCGGGAGCGGCGCCAAGGGGCAGGCGGATGGCGTCGGCACGGCCGCGAGCTTTGACGGCCCAAACGGCATTGTGGCCTCGTCAACGGGCGATACGCTCTATGTCTCCGAGTTCAACACCGGCACGCTGCGCATGCTGGTCTCATCGGTGCCGACCCACGCGGACGCAGCCGAAGTGCCCCGAGGGGGACTGCTGAGCCTGGAGAATTACCCCAATCCGTTCACCGCGTCGACCACGATAACCTACACGCTGGGCGAACCCGGACAGGTATCGGTCGAGATCTACAACATGCTGGGCCAGCGGGTGCGCACGCTCACCGCGCAATCGATTGCCGGGGTGCAGTCCATGCAGTGGGACGGCCGGAATGACGCGGGTCAACGCGTACCTCCGGCGACCTATCTCTATACGATGCGGTCCGGAGATCTCGTAGAGAGTCGGCTCCTTATCCGACGATGA
- a CDS encoding alpha/beta hydrolase, whose product MSDQTMTLSDGRALAYQTLGDPAGDPLFFFHGTPGSRLGFSQEDRIAQMPGICLVLPDRPGYGLSDPHPGRTLLDWAEDVRELADHLGYTSFLVGGESGGGPHALACAYRLADRVTKAVILSSPCPANLPGATSGAKLGSRLGLWLDRVAPGLAKRLVESYAASFKRNPDGFINMLSRRMAEPDRAMLADGAVRAAIKRDLAEAYRQGGQANAQDGRLAMANHDWGFSLREIPVPVFSWHGREDTLVSVHMAAHLALEIPCCRARIVDGLGHLLAARPSIVEQIETALRS is encoded by the coding sequence ATGAGCGACCAGACCATGACACTGTCCGATGGGCGCGCGCTGGCGTATCAGACGCTCGGTGATCCCGCAGGCGACCCGTTGTTCTTCTTCCATGGCACGCCGGGCTCTCGATTGGGCTTCAGCCAGGAAGACCGCATCGCCCAGATGCCGGGCATCTGTCTGGTGCTTCCCGACCGACCCGGCTACGGACTTTCCGATCCCCATCCCGGGCGCACCCTTCTGGACTGGGCCGAGGATGTGCGCGAACTGGCCGACCATCTTGGGTACACGTCCTTCCTGGTGGGAGGGGAGTCAGGCGGAGGGCCGCATGCGCTGGCGTGCGCCTACCGGCTGGCGGATCGGGTGACAAAAGCGGTGATCCTGAGTTCGCCATGCCCGGCGAACCTGCCGGGTGCCACCAGCGGAGCCAAGTTGGGCAGCAGGCTGGGACTCTGGTTGGACCGCGTGGCCCCCGGGCTGGCCAAACGATTGGTCGAGAGCTACGCCGCGAGTTTCAAGAGAAACCCGGACGGTTTCATAAACATGCTTTCCAGGCGGATGGCCGAACCGGATCGGGCGATGCTGGCAGATGGCGCTGTTCGGGCAGCGATCAAGCGCGATCTGGCCGAGGCGTACCGACAAGGCGGGCAGGCCAACGCCCAGGATGGCAGATTGGCCATGGCAAACCACGACTGGGGGTTCAGCCTGCGTGAGATCCCGGTTCCGGTTTTCTCGTGGCACGGCAGGGAGGACACGCTCGTGTCGGTACACATGGCGGCCCATCTCGCTCTGGAAATTCCCTGCTGTCGGGCTCGGATCGTCGATGGCCTTGGCCACCTGCTTGCCGCCAGGCCGTCTATTGTGGAGCAGATAGAGACGGCCCTGCGTTCGTAG